A window from Aliamphritea hakodatensis encodes these proteins:
- the flgJ gene encoding flagellar assembly peptidoglycan hydrolase FlgJ gives MKTNASQNAQLYTEFNEMNKLRQQAKDKDPAALQAVAEQFEQLFMNMMMKSMRQANDAFGSDNPLNSSKVKFYQGMADTQLTKDLSESGGIGLADIIVKQLSAGYGIELDAEADKAEEKHNLSESEQLLSRAFDSTASAAASAILGQAQQQAAPEKAQPVPPVSEAEKVTAVKEKLPGRFETPEAFVESLMPIAEKVAGELGVDPKVLLAQAALETGWGKHVIQQGADSSYNLFNIKADSRWQGEQVQVSTLEYRDGVAQREQAAFRSYGSYEDSFNDYVSFLKGSPRYQNALQQAANPFAYVDALQQAGYATDPEYSNKISRIYSGELISQASNAGSLSANSGINSKES, from the coding sequence ATGAAAACGAATGCCAGCCAGAATGCTCAGCTTTACACTGAGTTCAATGAGATGAACAAGCTGCGTCAGCAGGCCAAGGACAAAGATCCGGCGGCCTTGCAGGCGGTTGCTGAACAGTTTGAGCAACTTTTCATGAATATGATGATGAAAAGTATGCGTCAGGCAAATGATGCCTTCGGTTCAGATAATCCCCTGAACTCATCTAAAGTGAAGTTTTATCAGGGCATGGCAGATACGCAGCTTACCAAGGACTTGTCTGAGTCCGGTGGTATCGGTCTGGCTGACATTATCGTTAAACAGCTGAGTGCAGGTTATGGCATCGAACTGGATGCAGAGGCTGATAAGGCAGAAGAGAAACACAATCTTAGTGAATCGGAACAGCTTTTAAGCCGGGCGTTTGACAGTACCGCCAGCGCGGCTGCGTCAGCCATTTTAGGTCAGGCTCAGCAGCAGGCAGCGCCTGAAAAAGCACAGCCGGTTCCACCGGTAAGCGAAGCAGAGAAGGTTACCGCGGTTAAGGAAAAGCTTCCGGGACGTTTTGAAACGCCTGAAGCATTTGTTGAGTCGCTGATGCCTATCGCAGAAAAAGTGGCCGGTGAGCTTGGGGTCGATCCAAAGGTGCTGCTGGCTCAGGCGGCACTGGAAACCGGCTGGGGTAAACATGTTATTCAGCAGGGTGCTGACAGCAGCTATAACCTTTTCAATATTAAGGCGGATTCGCGCTGGCAGGGTGAGCAGGTTCAGGTCAGTACGCTTGAATACCGTGATGGCGTGGCTCAGCGTGAACAGGCCGCGTTCCGGTCTTACGGATCCTATGAAGATAGCTTTAATGACTACGTGTCTTTCCTGAAGGGCAGTCCCCGTTATCAGAACGCATTGCAGCAGGCGGCGAATCCGTTTGCCTATGTTGATGCGTTGCAGCAGGCGGGATATGCCACTGATCCTGAGTACTCTAATAAAATCAGCCGTATATACAGCGGTGAGTTAATCAGCCAGGCAAGTAATGCGGGCAGTTTGTCAGCAAATAGCGGCATAAATAGCAAAGAAAGTTAA
- a CDS encoding flagellin N-terminal helical domain-containing protein: MALVINSNIQSLNAQRNLNSAQMEQNEARERLSSGKRINSAADDAAGLAISNRMTSQINGLNQAVRNANDGVSLIQTAEGALDESTNILQRMRELSIQSANGTYDSGNRGSMNAEVQQLVAELDRISETTSFNGQNILDGSQGKIALQVGSEANQTIEFEIGKLDSKSLGLGSTTSDLSGDRLTDTATIANGDVEINGTGLNAFTGTTNNTNLQTLLNDINDNVEGVTASGFNTIEATSIGDGVITTGSLTLEQHDINGGSATSYVIDAASTNLEELAANINEKTGGAINASIDDDGKLVLSNSTGGAITVTEAGDAAGATGITSGTTFQGQVALASDNGEPITITTGASGQDSDLTSLGFSSVTGQGEVLGASVAAAAQDDGLAANDLTINGVSVPKTESAANSSSLAEVVTSINSVSDDTGVTASIQASQSFSADVSRTTTEIEGTGIPTLADIDGDTIDVNGFTITLDGTSMTTLVDSINDQTGNTGVTAYADSNGFLTLASDSPIILADGSSGTGVGTATDLGASFAFAATAVAGTAASSLDGTSDANGGSMKINGHDVTSIDLRSLDAAVADINSQTANTGVTASIDDNGELQLASNSTITIEMGDFNGMQTAVALGLASDTSGFASSANDGLVASGATAATSEIDNVLTIQPRIALDSADDRTISIEVTGAAATATGLKNQNTDLSSTVTGSAISSLDISTAAGAQKAIGVIDNALSTINETRGELGAVNNRLDFTVSNLSNVAENASAARSQILDADFAAESANLSRAQVLQQAGSAMLAQANAAPQQVLSLLQ, from the coding sequence ATGGCATTAGTAATTAATTCCAATATTCAGTCACTGAATGCACAGCGTAACCTGAACAGTGCGCAAATGGAGCAAAACGAAGCGCGTGAACGTTTATCCAGTGGTAAGCGTATCAACTCAGCAGCAGACGATGCAGCGGGTCTGGCGATCTCTAACCGTATGACGTCTCAGATCAACGGTCTGAACCAGGCGGTTCGTAACGCGAACGACGGTGTTTCCCTGATCCAGACAGCTGAAGGTGCACTGGACGAATCCACCAACATCCTGCAGCGGATGCGTGAACTGTCAATCCAGTCTGCGAACGGCACGTACGATTCCGGTAACCGTGGTTCCATGAACGCAGAAGTACAGCAGCTGGTTGCTGAACTGGACCGTATTTCTGAAACCACTTCTTTCAACGGCCAGAACATTCTGGACGGTTCTCAGGGTAAAATTGCGCTGCAGGTAGGTTCTGAGGCGAACCAGACTATCGAATTTGAAATCGGCAAACTGGATTCGAAGAGTTTAGGTTTAGGTTCAACTACTTCTGATTTGTCTGGTGATCGTTTAACTGATACGGCGACTATTGCGAATGGTGACGTCGAGATCAATGGTACAGGTCTTAATGCATTTACGGGTACGACAAACAACACTAACCTTCAGACATTATTGAATGATATTAACGATAACGTTGAAGGTGTAACAGCTTCTGGTTTTAACACGATTGAAGCAACAAGCATTGGTGACGGTGTTATCACAACGGGTTCTTTGACCTTGGAGCAACATGATATAAATGGTGGTTCAGCTACCAGCTATGTCATTGATGCAGCAAGTACTAATCTTGAAGAACTCGCGGCTAACATTAATGAAAAAACCGGCGGTGCAATTAATGCCAGTATTGATGATGACGGCAAGTTAGTACTGTCTAACAGCACTGGTGGAGCTATTACAGTAACCGAGGCTGGTGATGCAGCGGGTGCTACAGGTATTACTTCTGGTACAACATTCCAGGGACAAGTTGCACTGGCCTCAGATAACGGCGAACCAATCACTATTACTACTGGTGCCAGTGGTCAGGATTCAGATTTAACTAGCCTGGGTTTCAGTTCGGTAACTGGTCAGGGCGAAGTGCTTGGTGCTAGTGTGGCTGCTGCTGCGCAGGATGATGGTCTGGCTGCTAATGATTTAACGATTAATGGTGTATCTGTCCCTAAAACGGAGAGTGCTGCTAACTCATCTAGTCTTGCTGAAGTGGTTACGAGCATTAACAGTGTTTCTGATGATACGGGTGTTACTGCCAGTATTCAGGCTTCTCAGTCTTTCAGTGCTGATGTTTCCAGGACAACAACTGAGATCGAAGGTACAGGGATACCGACCTTAGCGGATATCGACGGTGATACAATCGACGTAAATGGCTTTACCATCACTTTAGATGGTACGTCGATGACCACTTTGGTTGACAGTATTAATGACCAGACAGGTAACACAGGTGTTACTGCTTATGCTGATTCAAATGGGTTTTTAACTCTTGCATCGGACTCACCGATCATTTTAGCAGATGGTTCAAGTGGTACTGGTGTAGGTACTGCTACTGATTTAGGTGCATCTTTTGCTTTTGCTGCTACAGCTGTTGCAGGGACTGCTGCATCTTCTTTAGATGGCACATCTGATGCAAATGGTGGCTCTATGAAAATTAATGGCCACGATGTTACCTCAATTGATCTTCGGTCATTAGATGCAGCTGTTGCTGATATCAACTCTCAGACTGCTAATACCGGTGTTACAGCAAGCATCGATGACAATGGTGAGCTGCAACTTGCATCTAATTCAACCATTACTATTGAAATGGGTGACTTTAATGGTATGCAGACAGCAGTGGCATTAGGACTTGCTTCTGATACTTCTGGTTTTGCATCAAGTGCAAATGATGGTTTAGTCGCTTCTGGTGCTACAGCAGCCACTTCAGAAATTGATAACGTCTTAACTATTCAGCCTAGAATCGCGCTGGATTCTGCTGATGATCGGACGATTAGCATCGAAGTTACAGGTGCCGCGGCTACAGCAACAGGTCTGAAAAACCAGAATACCGATCTGAGTTCAACAGTGACTGGCTCGGCGATTTCGAGCCTCGATATTTCTACAGCTGCAGGTGCTCAGAAAGCTATCGGTGTAATCGATAATGCACTGAGCACTATCAACGAAACCCGTGGTGAGCTGGGTGCGGTAAATAACCGCCTGGACTTCACAGTAAGTAACCTGTCTAACGTAGCTGAAAACGCTTCAGCGGCACGTTCTCAGATTCTGGATGCGGACTTCGCAGCTGAATCTGCTAACCTGAGTCGTGCGCAGGTACTGCAGCAGGCCGGTTCTGCGATGCTGGCTCAGGCAAATGCTGCACCACAGCAGGTACTGTCTTTACTACAGTAA
- the flgK gene encoding flagellar hook-associated protein FlgK — MNLLNIGKQGLIANQNALATTGQNISNVNTDGYTRQRVNFDSLPAYGGVEVTSIDRLADDLLTRQLWSDLSSYNQSSNFSKLTAQLDDLLAQQTTSVSDAMDKYFSSLQNVVDDPVSDPNRELFIAETEALVQRFNNLDANLRIQEANVNTMIDDYTSQISTLSENIADLNDKINIAVAGNKPTNELEDQRDQLVNDLSELVSINVLEEGNKNYSVFLANGQPLVVGATANQLISTPGDSIATERSVKLVIAGNTTEVTDQLSGGKLGGVLQYRDESLNDARDELGRMAIALSETMNEQHRSGIDANNNYGGDIFNDVNAASAQSNRLQSHVANRSSLSSSNVSVENVNLLQASGYELTYGGEGEIRLVREEDGKVFDIDRLTPSTDDRTVTAGTAALWQGNGVSAAGNSETLQFTYNGAPATGGSPDPVESAKDAAAFMNGITGISDVKATTAATISNLTELGSDSGGDTTFDLTVLDDTGVSRTLNVTVPLADGATATGIDIQAAIQQAISNDAANSYTNLSMTNSGNGITITDNSGGNIGLTMTDSGDQVSFSSLDSNGAVAGGAVTLTEGTATASQVATGYISDGKADKNIETLDISSTSGGASAFVSTGSASLITTANNVASTIGNVSQGIADVDEGEYYLDPDKGTLSFQVDGIKVTLKVDGAFVEGDRYSINAVRTGAEDLTRVIQDGDQLALASPVRVSPDPDNNGTGVATVNVTDTSSSAFAVDGELKPPVEVVFDNADPIRYTVYDMSEPSNPVPLDLGDGPLTNQAFTSGQVISLNGYDITIANQPSAGDRFGFEFNKDGISDNRNALQISNLQNTKVVGGSDYQDLYGSLVERVGTTTATAKISTDASKAVMDTTANTKASVSGVNLDEEAARLVQFQQAYQATAQLIRVSQSIFDSLLQAV, encoded by the coding sequence ATGAATTTATTAAACATTGGTAAGCAAGGATTAATTGCCAATCAGAATGCACTGGCAACCACCGGGCAAAATATCAGCAACGTTAATACGGATGGCTATACCCGCCAGCGCGTTAATTTTGACAGCCTGCCGGCCTATGGCGGTGTTGAAGTAACCAGTATTGACCGTCTGGCTGATGATTTGCTGACCCGGCAGTTGTGGAGTGATCTGTCCAGTTATAATCAGTCTTCAAATTTCTCTAAACTGACGGCTCAGCTGGATGACTTACTGGCACAGCAAACCACCAGTGTGTCTGATGCTATGGATAAATACTTCAGCTCCCTGCAGAACGTGGTTGATGATCCGGTTTCAGACCCTAACCGTGAGTTATTCATTGCCGAAACGGAAGCTCTGGTACAGCGGTTTAATAATCTGGATGCCAACCTGCGCATTCAGGAAGCCAACGTGAATACTATGATCGACGATTACACCAGCCAGATATCGACGCTGAGTGAAAATATCGCTGATCTGAATGACAAAATTAATATTGCGGTTGCCGGTAATAAACCGACCAATGAACTTGAAGATCAGCGTGATCAGTTAGTGAATGATCTTTCAGAGCTGGTTTCTATTAATGTGTTGGAAGAGGGCAACAAAAATTACAGCGTGTTTCTGGCGAACGGTCAGCCGCTGGTTGTTGGCGCTACCGCGAATCAGTTAATCAGTACACCGGGAGACTCGATCGCGACCGAGCGGTCTGTCAAACTTGTGATCGCCGGTAATACCACTGAAGTGACCGATCAGCTCAGCGGCGGCAAGCTGGGGGGCGTCTTGCAGTATCGGGATGAGTCATTAAATGATGCCCGTGATGAGTTGGGCAGAATGGCCATTGCGCTATCCGAAACAATGAACGAGCAGCACCGCTCAGGTATTGATGCAAACAATAACTACGGTGGCGATATCTTTAATGATGTGAACGCTGCCTCCGCGCAGTCAAACCGTTTACAGTCACATGTTGCTAACCGTTCATCCCTGTCATCATCGAATGTGTCGGTTGAAAATGTAAACTTGCTACAGGCGTCCGGCTATGAATTAACCTATGGCGGTGAAGGCGAGATACGCCTGGTTCGGGAAGAAGATGGCAAGGTTTTTGATATCGACCGGCTTACTCCCTCAACGGATGACCGCACCGTGACAGCAGGTACTGCAGCCTTATGGCAGGGTAATGGTGTTTCAGCTGCCGGTAACAGTGAAACGCTGCAATTTACCTATAATGGAGCACCTGCTACAGGTGGTTCCCCAGATCCGGTGGAAAGTGCCAAAGATGCAGCGGCATTCATGAATGGGATTACGGGTATCAGCGATGTTAAAGCGACTACAGCAGCAACCATCAGTAATCTGACCGAGCTGGGTTCAGACAGTGGTGGTGATACAACCTTTGATCTTACCGTTCTTGATGATACCGGTGTGTCGCGAACACTGAACGTGACTGTGCCTCTGGCGGACGGTGCAACTGCTACAGGGATCGACATTCAGGCGGCAATCCAGCAGGCAATCAGTAATGATGCGGCTAATTCATATACCAACCTGTCGATGACGAACTCCGGTAACGGCATTACGATTACGGACAACAGTGGTGGCAATATTGGCCTTACGATGACAGACAGCGGTGATCAGGTAAGTTTCAGCTCGCTTGATAGCAATGGTGCGGTTGCCGGGGGAGCAGTTACTTTAACGGAAGGCACTGCAACGGCTTCTCAGGTTGCAACCGGCTATATCAGCGACGGTAAAGCGGATAAAAACATTGAAACTCTGGATATTTCGTCGACATCCGGAGGGGCTTCTGCGTTTGTGTCCACAGGTTCTGCTTCGCTTATCACCACTGCTAATAATGTAGCCTCTACTATTGGTAATGTTTCTCAGGGCATTGCTGATGTGGATGAAGGTGAGTATTACCTCGACCCGGATAAAGGTACTTTGTCCTTTCAGGTAGACGGCATCAAGGTTACCTTAAAAGTAGACGGTGCTTTTGTTGAGGGTGACCGGTATTCGATCAACGCGGTACGAACCGGTGCGGAAGATCTGACACGGGTTATTCAGGATGGCGATCAGCTTGCGCTGGCCTCTCCTGTAAGGGTTTCACCTGATCCGGATAATAACGGAACCGGTGTGGCGACCGTGAATGTTACTGATACAAGCTCTTCTGCTTTTGCGGTAGACGGGGAGCTTAAACCGCCGGTTGAAGTTGTTTTCGATAATGCCGACCCGATTCGCTACACCGTGTATGACATGAGTGAACCGAGCAATCCGGTACCCTTAGATCTCGGTGATGGTCCGCTGACGAATCAGGCGTTCACATCGGGGCAGGTCATCAGCCTTAACGGTTATGACATTACCATTGCGAACCAGCCCTCCGCGGGTGACCGTTTTGGTTTTGAGTTTAATAAAGACGGTATTTCAGATAACCGGAATGCGTTACAAATTTCCAACCTGCAAAACACCAAAGTAGTTGGCGGTTCTGATTATCAGGACCTTTATGGCAGCCTGGTTGAGCGGGTGGGGACGACGACGGCAACGGCCAAGATCTCGACAGATGCCAGCAAGGCAGTAATGGATACCACGGCCAATACGAAAGCCAGTGTCAGTGGTGTGAATCTGGATGAAGAAGCCGCCCGGCTGGTGCAGTTTCAGCAGGCGTATCAGGCAACGGCGCAGTTAATCCGGGTGTCGCAATCTATTTTTGACAGTCTGCTGCAGGCCGTTTAA
- the flgL gene encoding flagellar hook-associated protein FlgL produces MRISTQQQFLSSIDNMQRSQSKIADLQEQISTGKRLRNPSDDPVGAAQLVKLERELSQYNKYDDNINVTKRRLEQEDSILDSINIATDRMRELTISAGSDTINDADRATIAQELDQLVDYVAGLMNTQDAQGEYLFAGNKGGEAPYVKQGDGSYEYVGDDGQRMIQVGSDLFVPSNDSGEVLFESIEGPLQIEMTGQAVFNAAQQSPPVDPFVREAEFANLAAENTFKEATKGLGELTIRVTEPTPDNFEYSVFDSSGQPVKDSAGNDIAGIAVGDLATTPATINIHGLSLELHEPADIASANEIKLSVTPEKMNVLDAASALADVLEKPIENEQMSTDRNEAVARALEQFKMSAEQTTEFQTVVGSRLSTLENVTSSNQDFKLFTESAISTIEDADLSRVISEFTLEQTTLQAAQATFGRVSSLSLFNYIN; encoded by the coding sequence ATGAGAATTTCTACACAGCAACAGTTTTTAAGTTCAATCGATAACATGCAGCGTTCCCAGTCGAAGATTGCCGACCTGCAGGAACAGATATCTACCGGTAAGCGTTTGCGAAACCCGTCGGATGATCCGGTCGGTGCAGCGCAGCTGGTGAAGCTTGAGCGGGAGCTGTCTCAGTACAATAAGTATGATGACAACATCAACGTTACTAAGCGCCGCCTGGAACAGGAAGATTCGATTCTGGACTCGATTAACATTGCCACCGACCGGATGCGGGAACTGACCATCAGTGCCGGTAGTGACACTATAAATGATGCAGACCGGGCAACAATTGCTCAGGAACTGGATCAACTGGTGGATTATGTTGCCGGTCTGATGAACACACAGGATGCCCAGGGTGAATACTTATTTGCCGGGAATAAGGGTGGTGAAGCGCCGTATGTTAAGCAGGGTGATGGCAGCTATGAATATGTCGGTGACGATGGTCAGCGCATGATTCAGGTGGGGTCAGACCTGTTTGTGCCGTCCAACGATTCCGGAGAAGTGTTGTTTGAGTCCATTGAAGGGCCATTGCAAATTGAAATGACCGGTCAGGCGGTATTCAACGCGGCTCAGCAGTCACCGCCGGTTGACCCTTTTGTTCGTGAGGCAGAATTCGCAAATCTGGCGGCTGAAAATACCTTTAAAGAAGCGACCAAAGGTTTAGGAGAGCTGACCATCCGGGTAACGGAACCGACACCTGATAACTTTGAATATTCTGTATTTGACAGTTCCGGGCAGCCGGTAAAAGACAGCGCAGGTAATGACATTGCAGGCATTGCTGTAGGTGATCTGGCTACAACCCCTGCCACGATTAATATTCATGGACTCAGTCTGGAGCTTCATGAACCGGCGGATATTGCCAGTGCCAACGAAATCAAACTCTCAGTGACCCCTGAGAAAATGAACGTACTGGATGCGGCTTCCGCGCTGGCGGATGTGCTCGAAAAACCGATTGAAAATGAACAGATGAGTACCGACAGAAATGAGGCGGTTGCCCGGGCGTTGGAACAATTTAAAATGTCAGCAGAACAAACTACGGAATTTCAGACGGTTGTTGGTTCGCGATTAAGTACGCTGGAAAATGTCACTTCATCCAATCAGGATTTTAAGCTGTTTACCGAAAGCGCTATCTCAACCATTGAAGATGCGGATCTGTCCCGGGTTATCAGTGAATTTACGCTGGAGCAAACGACGTTGCAGGCGGCTCAGGCGACTTTTGGCCGGGTGAGTTCGTTATCACTGTTTAATTATATCAACTGA
- a CDS encoding flagellar basal body P-ring protein FlgI produces the protein MLKSLVVMAVSFLLSTAAVAERLKDISTVAGVRSNQLVGYGLVVGLDGTGDKTTFTSATFRNMLNNFGVAIPPNIDPSSKNIAAVAIHTDLPPFAKPGQVIDVTVSTLGDAKSLRGGSLIMSPLKGADGQIYAVAQGNLVVSGFGVEGADGSRLSLNVPSVGRIPGGATVERTVPNAFAQGDSLVLNLNHPDFTTVRRVSETINSLLGPNMAKAVDATSVRVRAPRDPSQRVSFLSVLENLEVQPAQEVAKVIINSRTGTIIIGQNVRVSPVAITHGGMTVAINENIDVNQPNPLAQGETVITPRTGIEVDEGSGHMFEFAPGASLQEIVESVNQVGAAPGDLMAILEALRQAGALKAELVVI, from the coding sequence ATGCTTAAATCATTAGTGGTCATGGCTGTTTCGTTTCTGCTGAGCACTGCGGCCGTTGCTGAGCGCTTAAAAGATATCTCTACGGTAGCAGGCGTGCGGAGTAACCAGTTAGTCGGTTACGGCCTGGTAGTGGGTCTGGACGGAACCGGCGATAAGACAACCTTCACCTCTGCTACTTTCAGAAACATGCTGAATAACTTTGGTGTGGCGATTCCGCCAAATATAGACCCCTCATCCAAGAACATTGCGGCGGTGGCTATTCATACGGACCTGCCACCCTTTGCCAAGCCGGGCCAGGTGATTGATGTCACTGTGTCTACACTGGGTGATGCCAAGAGCCTGCGTGGTGGCAGTCTGATTATGTCGCCGCTGAAAGGGGCGGACGGGCAAATTTATGCGGTTGCTCAGGGCAATCTGGTGGTATCAGGTTTTGGTGTGGAAGGTGCTGACGGATCACGTCTGTCATTAAATGTGCCGAGTGTTGGCCGTATTCCGGGTGGTGCAACGGTGGAGCGGACTGTACCCAATGCATTTGCGCAGGGAGACAGCCTGGTGCTGAACCTGAATCATCCTGATTTCACAACGGTACGCCGGGTATCTGAAACCATTAACAGCCTGCTGGGGCCGAATATGGCTAAAGCTGTCGACGCAACTTCAGTTCGGGTGCGTGCACCACGGGATCCGTCTCAACGAGTCTCTTTCCTGTCCGTGCTGGAGAATCTTGAAGTGCAGCCGGCACAGGAAGTCGCCAAAGTCATCATTAATTCCCGGACGGGTACCATTATCATTGGCCAGAACGTGCGTGTATCCCCGGTGGCAATCACCCATGGCGGTATGACGGTTGCGATCAATGAGAATATCGATGTTAACCAGCCGAACCCGCTTGCACAGGGTGAGACGGTTATAACCCCCCGGACCGGTATTGAAGTAGATGAAGGCAGCGGGCATATGTTCGAGTTCGCACCGGGGGCATCATTGCAGGAAATTGTCGAGTCTGTGAATCAGGTAGGGGCCGCGCCCGGCGACCTGATGGCGATACTCGAAGCGCTGCGTCAGGCCGGGGCATTAAAAGCAGAGCTGGTGGTGATTTAA
- a CDS encoding flagellar protein FliT, whose translation MIRTLRHILQLSEQVLQAAEEKDWPAVEALQQEREQLSKQAVASDIPQDKDTSLEAEELIRKVHQLDAKSLTLIEGNKQEVIQEKLRSNKRNKMAKAYINQPKF comes from the coding sequence ATGATCCGCACACTCAGGCATATCCTGCAGCTGTCAGAACAGGTTCTGCAGGCCGCTGAAGAAAAAGACTGGCCAGCAGTTGAAGCCCTTCAGCAAGAACGGGAACAGCTCAGTAAACAGGCGGTAGCCAGTGATATTCCCCAGGATAAAGACACCTCTTTAGAGGCAGAAGAACTGATCCGGAAAGTTCATCAATTAGATGCAAAGTCACTGACACTGATTGAAGGCAACAAGCAGGAAGTTATTCAGGAAAAGCTGCGCTCGAACAAACGCAACAAGATGGCAAAGGCCTATATCAACCAGCCCAAATTCTGA